A window from Nocardioides mesophilus encodes these proteins:
- a CDS encoding 5-(carboxyamino)imidazole ribonucleotide synthase codes for MMAQAAVALGVPLRLLAEGPGVSAAQVVADTTVGDYTDLETLRTVAEGCSVVTFDHEHVPTAHLHALSEEGHACRPGPGALVHAQDKAVMRARLTELGVPCPRHAVVHDAEDVARFAESVGGFPVVLKTTRGGYDGKGVWVVGSAAESGDPLAVAAAKGVQILAEEKVDFRRELSALVARSPSGQVAAYPVVESVQQHGICWEVVAPAPDLDPELSVQAQQIAMTVAGELDVTGILAVELFETRDGRVLVNELAMRPHNTGHWSMDGAVTGQFENHLRAVLDLPLGSPQARAPWTVMVNILGGDHGELSRDLYAGYRHVLARDPQLKVHLYGKDVKPGRKVGHVTAYGDDLDEVRERALHAAAWFRGDLGDESE; via the coding sequence ATGATGGCCCAGGCGGCGGTCGCCCTCGGCGTCCCGCTGCGGCTGCTGGCCGAGGGGCCGGGCGTCTCCGCGGCGCAGGTGGTGGCCGACACCACCGTCGGCGACTACACCGACCTCGAGACGCTGCGCACCGTGGCCGAGGGCTGCAGCGTGGTGACCTTCGACCACGAGCACGTGCCGACCGCGCACCTGCACGCGCTGAGCGAGGAGGGGCACGCCTGCCGCCCCGGCCCCGGCGCGCTCGTGCACGCGCAGGACAAGGCGGTGATGCGGGCACGGCTCACCGAGCTCGGCGTCCCCTGCCCGCGGCACGCGGTCGTCCACGACGCCGAGGACGTGGCCCGCTTCGCCGAGTCCGTCGGCGGCTTCCCGGTCGTGCTGAAGACCACCCGCGGCGGCTACGACGGCAAGGGCGTGTGGGTGGTCGGCTCCGCCGCCGAGTCCGGCGACCCCCTCGCGGTGGCCGCGGCGAAGGGCGTGCAGATCCTCGCCGAGGAGAAGGTCGACTTCCGCCGCGAGCTCTCCGCGCTGGTGGCCCGGTCCCCGTCGGGACAGGTGGCGGCGTACCCGGTCGTGGAGTCCGTGCAGCAGCACGGCATCTGCTGGGAGGTGGTCGCGCCCGCCCCCGACCTCGATCCGGAGCTGTCGGTGCAGGCCCAGCAGATCGCGATGACCGTGGCCGGGGAGCTCGACGTGACCGGCATCCTCGCCGTCGAGCTGTTCGAGACCCGCGACGGCCGGGTCCTGGTGAACGAGCTCGCGATGCGCCCGCACAACACCGGTCACTGGTCGATGGACGGCGCCGTCACCGGCCAGTTCGAGAACCACCTGCGGGCGGTCCTCGACCTGCCGCTCGGCTCGCCGCAGGCCCGGGCGCCCTGGACGGTGATGGTCAACATCCTCGGCGGCGACCACGGCGAGCTGTCCCGCGACCTGTACGCCGGCTACCGGCACGTGCTCGCCCGGGACCCGCAGCTGAAGGTGCACCTCTACGGCAAGGACGTGAAGCCCGGTCGCAAGGTCGGCCACGTCACGGCGTACGGCGACGACCTGGACGAGGTCCGCGAGCGGGCGCTGCACGCGGCCGCCTGGTTCCGCGGCGACCTCGGTGACGAGAGCGAGTGA
- a CDS encoding acyl-CoA carboxylase epsilon subunit has protein sequence MTGPDPTPEQQPAPLFLVRGDATDQEVAALTVVLQALAAAAPAPPRRAWAQWSSPQRAVRSSYLSPGRPDGWRSSALPR, from the coding sequence GTGACCGGGCCCGACCCGACGCCCGAGCAGCAGCCCGCGCCGCTGTTCCTGGTCCGCGGCGACGCCACGGACCAGGAGGTGGCCGCGCTGACCGTGGTGCTCCAGGCGCTGGCGGCCGCGGCCCCCGCGCCCCCGCGCCGGGCCTGGGCGCAGTGGTCCTCGCCTCAGCGGGCGGTGCGCTCGTCGTACCTCTCGCCGGGCAGGCCGGACGGCTGGCGGTCGAGCGCGCTGCCCCGCTGA
- the purE gene encoding 5-(carboxyamino)imidazole ribonucleotide mutase, with amino-acid sequence MTADQRPRVGIVMGSDSDWPTMKAAAEALDEFGVPHEADVVSAHRMPEEMLAYGKEAAGRGLRVIIAGAGGAAHLPGMLAAVTPLPVIGVPVALKYLDGMDSLLSIVQMPAGVPVATVAIGNARNAGLLAVRILAAADEDLRAAMVRFQDGLAESAREKGRAVRGDTQRRVGF; translated from the coding sequence ATGACCGCAGACCAGCGGCCCCGGGTGGGGATCGTGATGGGTTCGGACTCCGACTGGCCGACGATGAAGGCGGCCGCGGAGGCGCTGGACGAGTTCGGCGTGCCGCACGAGGCGGACGTCGTCTCGGCGCACCGGATGCCCGAGGAGATGCTCGCCTACGGCAAGGAGGCGGCCGGTCGGGGGCTGCGGGTGATCATCGCCGGCGCCGGCGGAGCCGCCCACCTGCCCGGCATGCTCGCGGCCGTGACGCCGCTCCCGGTGATCGGCGTGCCGGTGGCGCTGAAGTACCTCGACGGCATGGACTCGCTGCTCTCCATCGTGCAGATGCCGGCGGGGGTCCCGGTGGCCACCGTGGCGATCGGCAACGCCCGCAACGCCGGCCTGCTCGCCGTCCGCATCCTCGCCGCCGCCGACGAGGACCTGCGGGCCGCGATGGTGCGGTTCCAGGACGGGCTCGCCGAGTCAGCCCGCGAGAAGGGCCGGGCCGTCCGCGGCGACACGCAGCGCCGCGTCGGGTTCTGA
- a CDS encoding biotin--[acetyl-CoA-carboxylase] ligase → MTTDLPGEPADQRGHGVGERPPLDRSLLAAATAAAPGSRWRVEVVAESPSTNAEVAARARAGEPEGLVLVAEHQTAGRGRLDRTWVTPARSALTCSVLLAPAEVPAARWPWLPLLTGLAVVEAVRRTTGLEAALKWPNDVLVGDAKVAGILVERVERDAGGAAAVVGVGLNVSLRSAELPVPTATSLATALGAEVDRTRLLVHLLDTLGEQYDAWRRSAGDAADGLRPAYLSACDTVGRRVRVDLPTGERLEGRAAGVDADGRLQVTTAAGPRVLGAGDVVHVRRTEP, encoded by the coding sequence GTGACGACCGACCTGCCGGGTGAGCCCGCCGATCAGCGCGGCCACGGGGTGGGCGAGCGGCCGCCGCTGGACCGCTCGCTGCTCGCCGCCGCCACCGCCGCCGCGCCCGGCTCCCGCTGGCGGGTGGAGGTGGTGGCCGAGTCGCCCTCCACGAACGCCGAGGTCGCGGCCCGGGCCCGCGCCGGGGAGCCGGAGGGGCTGGTGCTGGTCGCCGAGCACCAGACCGCCGGCCGCGGCCGGCTGGACCGCACCTGGGTGACGCCGGCCCGCTCGGCGCTCACCTGCTCGGTGCTGCTGGCCCCCGCCGAGGTCCCCGCCGCCCGCTGGCCGTGGCTGCCGCTGCTGACCGGTCTCGCCGTGGTCGAGGCGGTCCGCCGGACCACCGGGCTCGAAGCGGCGCTCAAGTGGCCCAACGACGTCCTGGTCGGCGACGCCAAGGTGGCCGGGATCCTGGTCGAGCGCGTGGAGCGGGACGCGGGCGGCGCCGCGGCCGTCGTCGGGGTGGGGCTCAACGTGTCGCTGCGGTCCGCGGAGCTGCCGGTGCCCACCGCGACGTCGTTGGCCACCGCCCTGGGGGCCGAGGTGGACCGGACCCGGCTGCTCGTGCACCTGCTCGACACGCTGGGCGAGCAGTACGACGCGTGGCGGCGCTCGGCCGGTGACGCCGCGGACGGGCTGCGCCCGGCGTACCTCTCCGCCTGCGACACCGTCGGCCGCCGCGTGCGGGTGGACCTGCCCACCGGTGAGCGGCTCGAGGGCCGCGCGGCCGGTGTCGACGCCGACGGGCGGCTGCAGGTCACCACGGCCGCCGGACCGCGGGTCCTCGGAGCCGGGGACGTCGTGCACGTGCGTCGCACCGAGCCGTGA
- a CDS encoding PH domain-containing protein: MAFPSRLLIDGEHVVVSTRTHVKALLVPALLLIVLAAAAGFLSALVDAGSAQPLVDVVIWGLALLVALWWVVKPFMRWMTTSYTFTNRRFIKRSGFIAMQGRTIPLNRISGVDFDIGIVDRVFGCGTLVVSDASETGQVLLHDIPQVERVQMLVAEELHRLSEPGALRTDDGS; the protein is encoded by the coding sequence GTGGCATTCCCGTCCCGGCTCCTCATCGACGGCGAGCACGTCGTCGTCTCCACCCGCACCCACGTCAAGGCGCTGCTCGTGCCGGCGCTGCTGCTGATCGTGCTGGCCGCCGCGGCGGGCTTCCTCTCCGCGCTGGTCGACGCCGGGTCGGCGCAGCCGCTGGTCGACGTCGTGATCTGGGGGCTGGCGCTGCTGGTGGCGCTGTGGTGGGTGGTCAAGCCGTTCATGCGCTGGATGACGACGTCCTACACCTTCACCAACCGCCGGTTCATCAAGCGCAGCGGCTTCATCGCCATGCAGGGCCGCACCATCCCGCTCAACCGGATCAGCGGCGTCGACTTCGACATCGGGATCGTCGACCGGGTCTTCGGCTGCGGCACCCTCGTGGTCTCCGACGCCAGCGAGACCGGTCAGGTCCTGCTGCACGACATCCCTCAGGTCGAGCGCGTCCAGATGCTGGTCGCCGAGGAGCTGCACCGGCTCTCCGAGCCCGGAGCTCTCAGGACCGATGACGGTTCCTGA
- a CDS encoding adenylate/guanylate cyclase domain-containing protein, which produces MTVPEESWTRERLERRLLGEEPMLTSEQVAAAAGVSIEDARRLWRALGFPDAGESAAFTDADLSALGLMIDAVREGIIDFDTAVRLTRAVGQTMAKLADWQVATLSSRVEQLEKGDQATGSRIGSAMRVAEKVGVPFEAVLIYAWRRHLAAAVGRVEALGANDADLHTVEVTVGFADLVSFTALSNEMDEDRIGDMVEVFESRCADVVASHGGRVIKTLGDSVLFIAEGPVQGADIALRIVEVIRRDKRLPDVKIGLSAGAVVMRLGDVFGPPVNMAARLTAVARRNRVITDPATAALLPPSEFETQRLPPRPLRGFGVVEPVAVRRP; this is translated from the coding sequence ATGACGGTTCCTGAGGAGAGCTGGACCCGCGAGCGGCTGGAGCGGCGGCTGCTCGGGGAAGAGCCGATGCTGACCAGCGAGCAGGTCGCCGCCGCGGCCGGGGTCTCGATCGAGGACGCCCGCCGGCTCTGGCGCGCGCTGGGCTTCCCCGACGCGGGCGAGTCGGCGGCCTTCACCGACGCCGACCTCTCCGCGCTCGGGCTGATGATCGACGCCGTCCGTGAGGGCATCATCGACTTCGACACCGCGGTCCGGCTGACCCGGGCGGTGGGACAGACGATGGCCAAGCTCGCCGACTGGCAGGTCGCCACGCTCTCCTCGAGGGTCGAACAGCTCGAGAAGGGCGACCAGGCCACCGGCAGCCGGATCGGCAGTGCGATGCGGGTCGCGGAGAAGGTCGGGGTGCCGTTCGAGGCGGTGCTGATCTACGCCTGGCGGCGGCACCTCGCCGCGGCGGTGGGCCGGGTCGAGGCGCTCGGCGCCAACGACGCCGACCTGCACACCGTCGAGGTCACCGTCGGGTTCGCCGACCTGGTGAGCTTCACCGCACTGTCCAACGAGATGGACGAGGACCGCATCGGCGACATGGTCGAGGTCTTCGAGTCGCGCTGCGCCGACGTGGTCGCCAGCCACGGCGGCCGTGTGATCAAGACCCTCGGCGACTCGGTCCTCTTCATCGCCGAGGGGCCGGTGCAGGGCGCCGACATCGCCCTGAGGATCGTCGAGGTGATCCGGCGCGACAAGCGGCTGCCCGACGTGAAGATCGGCCTGTCCGCGGGCGCGGTGGTGATGCGGCTCGGAGACGTCTTCGGTCCGCCGGTGAACATGGCGGCCCGGTTGACCGCGGTCGCCCGCCGCAACCGTGTGATCACCGACCCGGCGACGGCCGCGCTGCTGCCCCCGAGCGAGTTCGAGACCCAGCGGCTCCCGCCGCGCCCGTTGCGCGGCTTCGGCGTCGTGGAGCCGGTCGCCGTACGCCGTCCCTGA
- a CDS encoding glycosyltransferase 87 family protein — MRIAALAAAWLASRAWLLWLLHGSQAWVTGDVLYFFQSLWAMSDRGLSQTLVEYPVPAVGALGVPWWVAESLGDVRQYQNLLFAAALATDLAFTVLLYVVARGPVRWLPPATWIAAVLLLGSTTLARFDLLPGILCGLAVLVVNRWPAASGVLAAVATGIKLWPGLIVPALLGHARSWHRVLAAGAATGAALVAISWVLGGWDRLVSPLAYQVDRGLQVESVLATPAVVAWWLVPDTWEVAYQSSKSFEVSGPAVPALLTVSAVASVLYLAGLGFLWWQLGDLVRRGRRIDTATTVWLVLASVSGFVVVGKVLSPQYLLWLAPTAAAGLAIADSSRLRSWTGWLLVAAGLTQVVFPWHYGALTTGHGDVALTVLSLAARNLLLAWLFAVATAAAWRGIRAAQRGSALDRQPSGLPGERYDERTAR; from the coding sequence GTGAGGATCGCAGCGCTGGCGGCCGCGTGGCTGGCCAGCCGTGCCTGGTTGCTGTGGCTGCTCCACGGCTCCCAGGCCTGGGTCACCGGCGACGTCCTCTACTTCTTCCAGAGCCTGTGGGCGATGTCGGACCGGGGCCTGTCGCAGACCCTGGTGGAGTACCCGGTGCCCGCGGTGGGTGCCCTGGGGGTGCCGTGGTGGGTCGCCGAGAGCCTGGGCGACGTCCGGCAGTACCAGAACCTGCTCTTCGCCGCGGCCCTCGCCACCGACCTGGCCTTCACGGTGCTGCTGTACGTCGTCGCCCGGGGTCCGGTGCGGTGGCTGCCGCCGGCCACCTGGATCGCGGCGGTCCTGCTGCTGGGCTCGACGACCCTGGCCCGGTTCGACCTGCTGCCGGGGATCCTCTGCGGTCTCGCGGTGCTGGTGGTGAACCGCTGGCCGGCGGCCTCCGGCGTGCTCGCCGCGGTGGCGACCGGCATCAAGCTCTGGCCGGGGCTGATCGTCCCGGCGCTGCTCGGCCACGCCCGCTCCTGGCACCGCGTCCTCGCCGCCGGGGCGGCCACCGGCGCGGCGCTCGTGGCGATCAGCTGGGTGCTCGGCGGCTGGGACCGGCTGGTCTCACCGCTGGCGTACCAGGTCGACCGGGGCCTGCAGGTCGAGTCGGTGCTCGCCACCCCCGCGGTGGTCGCGTGGTGGCTGGTCCCCGACACCTGGGAGGTGGCCTACCAGTCCAGCAAGTCCTTCGAGGTCTCCGGCCCGGCGGTGCCGGCGCTGCTCACCGTCAGCGCCGTGGCCTCGGTCCTCTACCTCGCCGGGCTGGGCTTCCTGTGGTGGCAGCTCGGCGACCTGGTCCGCCGGGGCCGGCGCATCGACACCGCCACGACCGTCTGGCTGGTGCTCGCCTCGGTGAGCGGCTTCGTGGTGGTCGGCAAGGTGCTCAGCCCGCAGTACCTGCTCTGGCTGGCGCCTACCGCCGCCGCCGGTCTGGCGATCGCCGACTCGTCCCGGCTCCGGAGCTGGACCGGCTGGCTGCTGGTGGCGGCCGGACTGACCCAGGTGGTCTTCCCCTGGCACTACGGCGCCCTCACCACGGGTCACGGCGACGTGGCGCTCACGGTGCTGTCCCTGGCGGCCCGCAACCTGCTGCTGGCCTGGCTGTTCGCCGTCGCGACAGCGGCGGCGTGGCGGGGGATCCGCGCGGCTCAGCGGGGCAGCGCGCTCGACCGCCAGCCGTCCGGCCTGCCCGGCGAGAGGTACGACGAGCGCACCGCCCGCTGA
- a CDS encoding Maf family protein — MTGPTRLVLASASPARLSTLRNAGLDPEVLVSGVDESVVESTDPATLATRLAELKADAVLGRLDEAAAGAVAADVLVLGCDSVLDFGGEVLGKPADAEEARARWQKMRGGTGVLHTGHCLVLRSSGRRLVRAVDTVVHFAEVDDVEIDAYVASGEPLHVAGAFTLDGLGGAFVRGIEGDPHNVVGVSLPALREMVAELGLRWTDLWSADAAAR; from the coding sequence GTGACCGGCCCGACCCGGCTGGTACTGGCCTCGGCGTCACCGGCCCGCTTGTCCACCCTTCGCAACGCCGGCCTCGACCCCGAGGTGCTGGTCTCCGGGGTCGACGAGTCGGTGGTCGAGAGCACCGACCCGGCGACGCTGGCCACCCGGCTGGCCGAGCTCAAGGCCGACGCGGTCCTCGGACGGCTCGACGAGGCCGCCGCCGGGGCCGTGGCTGCGGACGTGCTGGTGCTCGGCTGCGACTCGGTGCTCGACTTTGGCGGCGAGGTCCTGGGCAAGCCGGCCGACGCCGAGGAGGCCCGGGCGCGCTGGCAGAAGATGCGCGGCGGCACCGGGGTGCTGCACACCGGTCACTGCCTGGTGCTGCGGTCCTCGGGGCGCCGGCTGGTCCGCGCCGTCGACACGGTGGTCCACTTCGCCGAGGTCGACGACGTGGAGATCGACGCCTACGTCGCCTCCGGGGAGCCGCTGCACGTCGCCGGCGCGTTCACCCTCGACGGCCTCGGCGGCGCCTTCGTCCGAGGCATCGAGGGCGACCCGCACAACGTGGTGGGGGTCAGCCTGCCGGCGCTGCGCGAGATGGTCGCGGAGCTCGGGCTGCGCTGGACCGACCTGTGGTCGGCCGACGCGGCGGCCCGCTGA
- a CDS encoding DUF885 domain-containing protein, which translates to MSDSSTRPDRTVDAIADRYVADYCALHPLTATYIGVPGHEHELTDFSPAGFAARQELARKALAAATAATPVDAREQVAREAFLERLGLQVEMYDAQVPQSQISVIDSPLHELRMVFDLMRTDDDEAWESIDARLAAFPAALAGYRETLLVAADQGHVAARRQIAEVAEQVRSWTGQSGTSGNFFDRLVEGAEVAAGLRARLEQHAREASDATAGFGRFLDEELRPRGRESEACGRELYTLGSRYFLGTTIDLDETYAWGWQELARIEAEMARVADLIVPGGSVDDAVAALDADPERQIAGKDAFAGWMQQLADRVVAEMADVHFDIPAPIRRIECRIAPTSDGGIYYTGPTEDFSRPGRMWWAVPDSQETFSTWREVTTVFHEGVPGHHLQVAQTVYRSELLNRWQRLMCWVSGHGEGWALYAERLMDDLGYLDDPGDKLGMLDAQAFRAARVVIDIGMHLQLSIPEDNPFGFHPGETWDRELGLEFMRTHTRMEDDQIKFEINRYLGWPGQAPSYKVGERIWLRAREEARARLGEDFDLKSFHQQALDLGSIGLDPLQAALARIS; encoded by the coding sequence ATGTCCGACTCGAGCACCCGTCCAGACCGCACCGTCGACGCGATCGCCGACCGGTACGTCGCCGACTACTGCGCCCTGCACCCGCTGACGGCCACCTACATCGGCGTCCCCGGCCACGAGCACGAGCTCACCGACTTCTCCCCCGCCGGCTTCGCCGCGCGCCAGGAGCTCGCCCGGAAGGCGCTCGCCGCGGCCACCGCGGCCACCCCGGTCGACGCCCGCGAGCAGGTGGCCCGGGAGGCGTTCCTCGAGCGGCTCGGCCTCCAGGTGGAGATGTACGACGCGCAGGTGCCGCAGTCCCAGATCTCGGTGATCGACAGCCCGCTGCACGAGCTGCGCATGGTCTTCGACCTGATGAGGACCGACGACGACGAGGCCTGGGAGAGCATCGACGCCCGGTTGGCCGCCTTCCCCGCGGCGCTCGCCGGCTACCGCGAGACCCTCCTCGTGGCCGCGGACCAGGGCCACGTCGCCGCCCGGCGCCAGATCGCCGAGGTCGCCGAGCAGGTCCGGTCCTGGACCGGCCAGAGCGGCACCAGCGGCAACTTCTTCGACCGGCTCGTGGAGGGCGCCGAGGTGGCTGCCGGACTTCGCGCGCGGCTCGAGCAGCACGCCCGCGAGGCCAGCGACGCGACCGCCGGCTTCGGGCGCTTCCTCGACGAGGAGCTGCGGCCGCGGGGCCGCGAGAGCGAGGCGTGCGGGCGCGAGCTGTACACCCTCGGGTCTCGCTACTTCCTCGGCACCACGATCGACCTCGACGAGACCTACGCTTGGGGCTGGCAGGAGCTCGCCCGGATCGAGGCCGAGATGGCCCGGGTGGCGGACCTCATCGTGCCCGGCGGCAGCGTCGACGACGCGGTGGCGGCCCTCGACGCCGACCCGGAGCGACAGATCGCCGGCAAGGACGCCTTCGCCGGCTGGATGCAGCAGCTGGCCGACCGCGTGGTCGCGGAGATGGCCGACGTGCACTTCGACATCCCCGCGCCGATCCGGCGCATCGAGTGCCGGATCGCCCCCACGAGCGACGGCGGGATCTACTACACCGGCCCGACCGAGGACTTCAGCCGTCCCGGGCGGATGTGGTGGGCGGTGCCCGACAGCCAGGAAACCTTCTCCACCTGGCGCGAGGTGACCACGGTCTTCCACGAAGGGGTGCCCGGCCACCACCTCCAGGTCGCCCAGACCGTCTACCGCAGCGAGCTGCTCAACCGCTGGCAGCGGCTCATGTGCTGGGTGTCGGGTCACGGCGAGGGCTGGGCGCTCTACGCCGAGCGGCTCATGGACGACCTCGGCTACCTCGACGACCCGGGCGACAAGCTCGGGATGCTCGACGCGCAGGCGTTCCGGGCCGCCCGGGTGGTCATCGACATCGGCATGCACCTGCAGCTGAGCATCCCCGAGGACAACCCCTTCGGCTTCCATCCCGGCGAGACCTGGGACCGCGAGCTCGGGCTCGAGTTCATGCGCACCCACACGCGCATGGAGGACGACCAGATCAAGTTCGAGATCAACCGCTACCTCGGCTGGCCGGGCCAGGCGCCGTCGTACAAGGTCGGCGAGCGGATCTGGCTCAGGGCGCGCGAGGAGGCCCGGGCCCGGCTCGGGGAGGACTTCGACCTCAAGAGCTTCCACCAGCAGGCCCTGGACCTCGGCTCGATCGGCCTGGACCCGCTGCAGGCCGCTCTCGCGCGGATCTCGTGA
- a CDS encoding acyl-CoA carboxylase subunit beta, with protein sequence MPADIDIHTSAGKASDLSRRLEAAVHAGSERAIEKQHGKGKKTARERVLELLDEGSFVELDELARHRSTAFGMEKNRPYGDGVVTGYGTVEGRQVCVFAQDFTVFGGSLGQVFGEKIVKVMDLAMKTGCPVIGINDSGGARIQEGVVSLGLYGEIFRRNVHASGVIPQISLIMGPCAGGAVYSPAVTDFTVMVDQTSHMFITGPDVIKTVTGEDVSMEELGGARSHNTKSGNAHYMGADESDAIDYVKALLSYLPQNNLDEPVVYDEPADLEVSDSDRELDTLVPDSPNQPYDMHTVIEAVVDDGEFLEVQPLFAPNLVIGFGRVEGRPVGVVANQPMQFAGTLDIDASEKAARFVRTCDAFNLPVLTFVDVPGFLPGTDQEWNGIIRRGAKLIYAYAEATVPLVTIITRKAYGGAYDVMGSKHLGADINLAWPTAQIAVMGAQGAVNILYRAELAGAEDPEAARTELITAYEDHLANPYLAAERGYVDAVIHPHETRGEVVRALRLLRTKRESLPPKKHGNIPL encoded by the coding sequence GTGCCGGCCGACATCGACATCCACACCAGTGCCGGCAAGGCCTCCGACCTCTCGCGACGGCTCGAGGCGGCGGTCCACGCGGGCTCGGAGCGGGCGATCGAGAAGCAGCACGGCAAGGGCAAGAAGACCGCCCGCGAGCGGGTGCTCGAGCTGCTCGACGAGGGCTCCTTCGTCGAGCTCGACGAGCTGGCCCGGCACCGTTCCACCGCGTTCGGGATGGAGAAGAACCGCCCCTACGGCGACGGGGTGGTGACCGGCTACGGCACCGTCGAGGGCCGCCAGGTCTGCGTGTTCGCCCAGGACTTCACCGTGTTCGGCGGCTCGTTGGGCCAGGTCTTCGGCGAGAAGATCGTCAAGGTGATGGACCTGGCGATGAAGACCGGCTGCCCGGTCATCGGGATCAACGACTCCGGAGGCGCCCGGATCCAGGAGGGCGTGGTCTCGCTGGGCCTGTACGGCGAGATCTTCCGCCGCAACGTGCACGCCTCCGGGGTGATCCCGCAGATCTCGCTGATCATGGGCCCCTGCGCCGGCGGTGCGGTCTACTCCCCGGCGGTCACCGACTTCACGGTCATGGTCGACCAGACCTCGCACATGTTCATCACCGGACCGGACGTGATCAAGACCGTCACCGGCGAGGACGTCTCGATGGAGGAGCTCGGCGGCGCCCGCTCCCACAACACCAAGTCCGGCAACGCCCACTACATGGGCGCCGACGAGTCCGACGCGATCGACTACGTCAAGGCGCTGCTGTCCTACCTGCCGCAGAACAACCTCGACGAGCCGGTCGTCTACGACGAGCCGGCCGACCTCGAGGTGAGCGACTCCGACCGCGAGCTGGACACGCTGGTGCCGGACTCGCCGAACCAGCCCTACGACATGCACACCGTGATCGAGGCCGTCGTCGACGACGGCGAGTTCCTCGAGGTGCAGCCGCTGTTCGCGCCGAACCTCGTCATCGGGTTCGGCCGGGTCGAGGGTCGTCCCGTCGGCGTGGTCGCCAACCAGCCGATGCAGTTCGCCGGCACCCTGGACATCGACGCCTCCGAGAAGGCCGCCCGCTTCGTCCGCACCTGCGACGCGTTCAACCTGCCGGTGCTCACCTTCGTCGACGTGCCCGGCTTCCTGCCCGGGACCGACCAGGAGTGGAACGGCATCATCCGCCGCGGCGCCAAGCTGATCTACGCCTACGCCGAGGCGACGGTCCCGCTGGTCACGATCATCACCCGCAAGGCGTACGGCGGCGCCTACGACGTCATGGGGTCCAAGCACCTCGGCGCGGACATCAACCTGGCCTGGCCGACGGCGCAGATCGCCGTGATGGGCGCGCAGGGCGCCGTGAACATCCTGTACCGCGCCGAGCTGGCCGGCGCCGAGGACCCCGAGGCGGCGCGCACCGAGCTGATCACCGCCTACGAGGACCACCTCGCCAACCCTTACCTCGCGGCCGAGCGCGGCTACGTCGACGCGGTCATCCACCCGCACGAGACCCGCGGCGAGGTGGTCCGGGCGCTGCGGCTGCTGCGCACCAAGCGCGAGAGCCTGCCGCCGAAGAAGCACGGGAACATCCCGCTGTGA
- a CDS encoding winged helix-turn-helix domain-containing protein, whose translation MNSVQGVEVDAATRRVRRDGVDIRLSNKEFDLLHALISRPGEIVSREELMRDVWQTTFWTSAKTIDVHLGWLRRKLGDDTRRPTLITTIRGRGLRFELSPPVYVDQARSAS comes from the coding sequence ATGAACAGTGTGCAGGGCGTGGAGGTCGACGCGGCGACGCGGCGTGTGCGTCGCGACGGAGTCGACATCCGCCTGTCGAACAAGGAGTTCGACCTGCTGCACGCGCTGATCAGCCGGCCCGGGGAGATCGTCTCCCGCGAGGAGCTGATGCGAGACGTCTGGCAGACCACCTTCTGGACGTCGGCCAAGACCATCGACGTGCACCTGGGCTGGCTGCGCCGCAAGCTCGGCGACGACACCCGGCGGCCCACCCTGATCACCACGATCCGGGGTCGCGGGCTCCGCTTCGAGCTCAGCCCGCCGGTCTACGTGGACCAGGCGCGCTCGGCCTCCTGA